In Leisingera methylohalidivorans DSM 14336, a single genomic region encodes these proteins:
- a CDS encoding Crp/Fnr family transcriptional regulator translates to MTRVNQEGVLCQNLPWQNWTEILELGRHVNTTSNAWLEAYSQQDEQTAVFLSGRVGLRPISDDVDDGHDIIAKVAPAIINLSETYTSSEAHWIIEASSIYFFTPLRLMSAFSISAQFAANFMQILQCQTAEVMCSPSHSDCGSKRLAASLLARLEDGQPAGQKVYVTQAQLATETGLSRQWVNRLLKQFERQGIAELGRGHVLLRAPSKLECQFG, encoded by the coding sequence ATGACCCGTGTAAATCAGGAAGGGGTCCTGTGTCAGAATTTGCCTTGGCAAAACTGGACCGAAATTCTGGAGCTTGGCCGCCACGTAAACACAACATCCAATGCGTGGCTCGAGGCCTACAGCCAACAAGATGAACAAACGGCGGTTTTCCTGAGTGGTCGCGTGGGTCTCCGCCCGATTTCTGACGACGTGGACGACGGTCACGATATTATTGCAAAGGTTGCGCCGGCTATTATCAATTTGTCAGAGACATACACAAGTTCTGAAGCACATTGGATTATCGAAGCATCGAGTATCTATTTCTTCACGCCGCTCCGGCTTATGAGTGCCTTTTCCATCTCGGCCCAGTTTGCAGCAAATTTCATGCAAATATTGCAGTGCCAAACTGCGGAAGTGATGTGTTCGCCAAGTCATTCCGATTGCGGCTCAAAACGGCTTGCCGCTTCGCTCCTGGCAAGATTGGAAGACGGGCAGCCCGCTGGCCAGAAAGTCTACGTAACTCAGGCACAGCTCGCGACCGAAACCGGCCTGTCCCGCCAATGGGTCAACCGGCTCTTGAAGCAATTTGAGCGCCAAGGCATAGCAGAGCTCGGCCGCGGCCACGTTTTGTTGCGCGCGCCTTCGAAGCTTGAGTGTCAGTTTGGATAG
- a CDS encoding 3-methyl-2-oxobutanoate hydroxymethyltransferase, protein MTKRRKTRLKHLAEKVAKGERIVGMECHDTPSAIIAEELGMDLLCCGSPGPMGLMGHKSMATVDFEEQLYMLEGVLRGASSPFIICNMPNTTASISIEESVRNAARVVKLGADGVHIEPSMGTIEHMRAIVAAGVPIVGHFGVQGERAVMNSGHAPAGRTAEDAAKIVELVRASIDAGIFAALFEHTSVELTKWCYENLPVAVASLGSGPHAHGIFHVSSDIIGCSVFPIPPKREVFGDVMGEMRKAYTEYFNRATGGQFPNPELSHNMHDGEMEKFTKLMN, encoded by the coding sequence ATGACAAAGCGCCGTAAAACAAGGCTCAAGCACTTGGCCGAGAAGGTCGCAAAAGGAGAGCGCATTGTCGGCATGGAATGTCACGACACCCCCAGTGCGATCATAGCCGAAGAGCTTGGAATGGATTTACTGTGTTGTGGAAGTCCCGGTCCGATGGGGCTGATGGGCCATAAATCTATGGCGACCGTAGATTTTGAAGAGCAGCTCTATATGCTGGAGGGCGTTCTGCGTGGAGCGTCCTCGCCCTTTATCATCTGCAACATGCCCAACACCACAGCGAGTATTTCCATCGAGGAATCGGTGCGTAACGCGGCGCGGGTGGTCAAGCTGGGTGCGGATGGTGTGCATATTGAACCCTCAATGGGCACGATCGAACATATGCGTGCCATCGTTGCGGCAGGGGTTCCGATTGTGGGCCATTTCGGCGTTCAAGGCGAACGCGCGGTGATGAACTCCGGCCATGCGCCAGCGGGGCGCACAGCAGAAGACGCCGCGAAGATTGTTGAACTGGTGCGCGCTTCAATTGACGCGGGGATTTTCGCAGCTTTGTTCGAGCATACTTCGGTCGAACTGACGAAATGGTGCTACGAGAACCTGCCGGTTGCTGTCGCAAGCCTTGGGTCTGGTCCGCACGCGCACGGCATCTTTCATGTATCGAGCGATATCATCGGCTGTTCGGTCTTCCCAATCCCGCCCAAGCGCGAAGTCTTTGGTGACGTCATGGGTGAGATGCGCAAGGCCTATACAGAATATTTCAACCGCGCCACGGGCGGCCAGTTCCCAAACCCGGAATTATCTCACAATATGCATGACGGCGAGATGGAGAAATTTACCAAACTCATGAACTGA
- the nrtS gene encoding nitrate/nitrite transporter NrtS, whose translation MQNTMYRTAFRPDIVKRSLIVALVVGTVLNLINQGDQWVHSGSVNLLKCLLTYTVPYCVATYGAVSALARVR comes from the coding sequence ATGCAGAATACTATGTATAGGACCGCCTTTCGTCCGGATATCGTCAAACGATCTTTGATTGTGGCACTTGTGGTTGGCACCGTGCTTAACCTGATAAATCAGGGCGACCAGTGGGTGCATTCGGGATCAGTGAATCTGCTGAAATGCCTTCTGACGTATACAGTGCCCTACTGCGTTGCGACCTATGGTGCGGTCAGTGCTTTGGCGCGGGTGCGATGA
- a CDS encoding sodium:proline symporter yields MQAIAITALFSAVIALSLFYAPRKVTVGGFFGGRAASGQAPGLWTLVLSQVTTWIFARSLMNAAILGFYYGIAGTLAYAAYYGSFLTGGYIVGRMRAQGAGSVQDWLLQRFGAAGTMAYNLVIALRLLSEVFANLLVVGLIFGAAFPGVAGIETLAIVAVGLLALAYSAWGGLSAALRTDVIQMLFFLLVFGAALVALLLRPGFDIAAVLTAPGASGAHNGWVLLAVAALQVFSYPVHDPVMMDRGFLADPATTRKSFLHAFWISALCILGFGFFGIQASLEGAAYEGQLLGTWAVMLPGWVFVLLILSLLVSALSTLDSALSSAARLVVEELRLAPRTLWGGRLAMLGFAVAGGALTLWGNQALFDAVAVSGTASMFLTPVLAAALTGRRVAVWAYLASFVTAMAGAAAYMLRDLPAVAALLYDGHKYEQLLQICLVVLLAGFAAVACGSRRVEAGQAG; encoded by the coding sequence ATGCAAGCCATCGCCATCACCGCCCTGTTTTCCGCCGTCATTGCCCTCAGCCTCTTTTACGCGCCGCGCAAGGTGACGGTGGGCGGTTTCTTTGGCGGTCGGGCCGCCAGCGGGCAGGCGCCGGGGCTTTGGACGCTGGTGCTGTCGCAGGTGACCACATGGATCTTCGCACGCTCTTTGATGAATGCCGCGATTCTCGGTTTCTATTACGGCATCGCGGGAACGCTGGCCTATGCGGCCTATTACGGCTCCTTTCTGACCGGCGGCTATATCGTCGGACGGATGCGCGCACAGGGCGCCGGCTCGGTGCAGGACTGGCTGTTGCAGCGGTTCGGCGCCGCAGGGACCATGGCCTATAACCTGGTGATCGCGCTGCGGCTTTTGTCCGAGGTCTTTGCCAATCTGCTGGTGGTCGGGCTGATCTTTGGCGCCGCGTTTCCAGGAGTGGCGGGGATCGAAACGCTGGCCATCGTCGCGGTGGGGCTGCTGGCGCTGGCCTATTCCGCCTGGGGCGGGCTGTCGGCGGCATTGCGCACCGATGTGATCCAGATGCTGTTCTTTCTGCTGGTGTTCGGCGCAGCGCTGGTGGCGTTGCTGCTGCGGCCGGGCTTTGACATCGCCGCGGTGCTGACCGCGCCTGGGGCTTCGGGGGCGCACAATGGCTGGGTGTTGCTGGCGGTCGCCGCGCTGCAGGTGTTTTCCTATCCGGTGCATGATCCGGTGATGATGGACCGAGGCTTTCTTGCCGATCCGGCCACCACCCGCAAAAGCTTCCTGCATGCCTTCTGGATTTCGGCGTTGTGCATACTGGGCTTTGGCTTCTTCGGCATCCAGGCGTCTTTGGAAGGCGCCGCCTACGAAGGCCAGCTTCTGGGCACCTGGGCCGTGATGCTGCCGGGCTGGGTGTTTGTGCTGTTGATCCTGTCGCTGCTGGTGTCAGCCCTGTCGACGCTGGATTCGGCGCTGAGCAGCGCCGCGCGGCTGGTGGTCGAAGAGCTGCGGCTGGCGCCGCGCACGCTATGGGGCGGGCGGCTAGCGATGCTGGGCTTTGCGGTGGCGGGCGGGGCACTGACCCTCTGGGGCAATCAGGCGCTGTTCGATGCGGTTGCGGTCTCTGGCACTGCATCGATGTTCCTGACCCCGGTGCTGGCGGCGGCGCTGACGGGCCGCCGGGTGGCAGTCTGGGCCTATCTGGCCAGCTTTGTGACGGCGATGGCGGGGGCGGCGGCCTACATGCTGCGCGACCTGCCTGCGGTGGCGGCGTTGCTTTATGACGGGCACAAATACGAACAGCTGCTGCAAATCTGTCTCGTGGTGCTGCTGGCGGGCTTTGCCGCCGTGGCCTGCGGCAGCCGCAGGGTTGAAGCAGGGCAGGCGGGCTGA
- a CDS encoding class I SAM-dependent methyltransferase, whose protein sequence is MKPDQFLSWLSALPLCKGTSVECGAGNAEIAQFLANRYATSCAVDINPIPLPPDTLVKAICADAGVLPFEDSSVDLVLSMQALHHFDVAKHLAEARRILRPDGVFAALCWGEISLPGDVRHAYTPIFDAIAPFWEPQRAFVLSGYKGLEFAGVSVTRPRAEMRRKCNLDGLEEVMATWSAVQGAITAGIDLPDPDLSVLRKDENAKFDIRWPLLGPVFRVPT, encoded by the coding sequence ATGAAACCAGACCAGTTCTTGTCTTGGCTATCGGCTCTGCCTTTATGCAAGGGCACGAGCGTTGAGTGTGGGGCCGGTAACGCTGAGATCGCCCAATTTCTGGCAAACCGATACGCGACATCCTGCGCCGTCGATATCAATCCAATTCCGCTTCCTCCAGATACATTGGTCAAAGCGATATGTGCGGATGCAGGAGTTTTGCCGTTTGAGGACTCGTCAGTAGATTTGGTCCTGTCGATGCAGGCGCTGCATCATTTCGACGTCGCCAAACATCTGGCCGAGGCGCGTCGCATACTTCGTCCAGACGGTGTCTTTGCCGCCCTGTGCTGGGGTGAGATTTCGTTGCCCGGTGATGTCCGACACGCCTACACCCCAATCTTTGACGCAATCGCCCCGTTCTGGGAGCCGCAGCGCGCCTTTGTGCTGTCCGGGTACAAAGGCCTCGAATTTGCGGGGGTTTCAGTCACGCGCCCCCGGGCGGAAATGCGGAGAAAATGCAATCTGGACGGACTGGAAGAGGTCATGGCCACCTGGTCCGCGGTACAAGGTGCGATCACTGCGGGAATTGATTTGCCTGACCCTGATCTGTCCGTGCTGCGCAAGGACGAAAACGCAAAGTTTGATATCAGGTGGCCACTGCTCGGCCCGGTATTCCGGGTACCAACCTAA
- a CDS encoding helix-turn-helix transcriptional regulator: MRRTDRLFEIIQILRDGKLHRARDIAERLEVSTRTIYRDMDTLAASGVPVEGERGVGYMVREQISLPPLTLTPEELEALNLGMAIVAEAADPDLKSAAQSLAAKIDAVLPEQTIAEADAWKFAVYPFSDAARALAHMPTLRAAIKARQKLQLAYRRIDGTLTQRRIRPLHMEYWGRVWTLTAWCETREAFRVFRADLIEEAAALPELFVDEPGKRLQDYQPGKDQA, translated from the coding sequence ATGCGCCGCACCGACCGTCTTTTCGAAATCATCCAGATCCTGCGCGACGGGAAGCTGCACCGTGCCCGGGACATTGCCGAACGGCTGGAGGTCTCGACCCGCACCATCTACCGCGATATGGACACGCTTGCGGCCTCCGGCGTGCCGGTCGAGGGCGAACGCGGCGTCGGCTACATGGTGCGCGAGCAGATCAGCCTGCCGCCGCTCACCCTGACGCCGGAGGAACTGGAGGCGCTGAACCTTGGCATGGCCATCGTCGCCGAAGCCGCCGACCCGGATCTGAAATCCGCCGCGCAATCCCTGGCGGCCAAGATTGACGCGGTGCTGCCGGAACAGACCATAGCCGAAGCCGACGCCTGGAAATTCGCGGTCTACCCGTTTTCGGACGCTGCACGCGCCCTGGCCCATATGCCAACCTTGCGCGCAGCGATCAAAGCGCGGCAGAAACTGCAGCTGGCCTACCGCCGCATCGACGGCACCCTGACGCAGCGCCGGATCCGCCCCCTGCACATGGAATACTGGGGCCGGGTCTGGACGCTGACCGCCTGGTGCGAAACCCGCGAAGCCTTTCGCGTGTTCCGCGCCGATCTGATCGAAGAGGCCGCCGCCCTGCCCGAACTGTTCGTCGACGAGCCCGGCAAGCGCTTGCAGGACTATCAGCCCGGCAAGGACCAGGCCTGA
- a CDS encoding DUF998 domain-containing protein, whose translation MSDLPLPPALHSAPTLVRLLAACAILGCLLAAGSVVIADIVVPDHDWVSDTISDLGAGRYEFIVDSGLYAFSAALVCIAILAAHIHLGGRGWSFGIVAFALMGLIVFLVGARNEYGDSDSEGVVIHVYLVYALGVLMAAAPFAMAGAAGQMGRRYAWALRGIAVLWTLTAPVFFFLPTGIDGVYERGLGLLAIACVCVLAHLFRRYGRALS comes from the coding sequence ATGTCAGACCTCCCCCTGCCGCCCGCCCTGCACAGCGCGCCGACACTGGTGCGCCTGCTGGCCGCCTGTGCCATACTCGGCTGCCTGCTGGCGGCCGGCTCCGTGGTGATTGCCGACATCGTGGTGCCGGATCATGACTGGGTGTCGGACACGATCAGCGACCTCGGCGCGGGGCGGTATGAATTCATCGTCGATTCCGGGCTTTACGCCTTTTCGGCCGCGCTGGTCTGTATCGCCATCCTGGCCGCCCATATTCATCTCGGCGGGCGCGGCTGGAGCTTTGGCATCGTGGCCTTCGCCCTGATGGGGCTGATCGTGTTTCTGGTGGGGGCCCGCAACGAGTATGGCGACAGCGACAGTGAGGGCGTGGTGATCCACGTCTATCTTGTCTACGCGCTGGGAGTCCTGATGGCGGCTGCTCCCTTTGCCATGGCGGGGGCTGCGGGGCAGATGGGCCGGAGGTACGCCTGGGCGCTGCGGGGCATCGCGGTGCTGTGGACCCTGACGGCACCGGTGTTCTTTTTCCTGCCTACGGGGATCGACGGTGTTTATGAGCGCGGGCTCGGGCTGCTCGCCATCGCTTGCGTCTGTGTCCTGGCGCATCTCTTCCGGCGCTATGGCCGCGCACTGAGCTAG
- a CDS encoding MerR family transcriptional regulator translates to MAHGYDNRMHKIGDLSKASGLSVRTLRGYEELGIISPSRSEGGTRYYGETELSIARLAMKMRELNISVEMIKTIATRRRDYETGDQSSAAMMELLEHLTDDLRDQAAGILAMQNEIRRTVRLLKGCQGCKNKPTPQTCPECPMQTSPDRTDMAQMIWQST, encoded by the coding sequence ATGGCGCATGGCTACGACAACAGAATGCACAAGATCGGCGACCTGTCAAAGGCATCAGGGCTGAGCGTGCGTACCCTGCGTGGCTATGAAGAGCTGGGTATTATTTCCCCCAGTCGCTCAGAAGGCGGGACGCGGTATTATGGCGAAACAGAGCTGTCCATTGCGCGGCTTGCCATGAAGATGAGAGAGCTGAATATCTCTGTCGAGATGATCAAGACGATTGCGACGCGACGGCGCGATTATGAAACCGGGGATCAATCCAGCGCCGCGATGATGGAGTTATTGGAGCATCTGACCGATGATTTGCGTGATCAGGCGGCTGGCATTTTGGCGATGCAGAATGAAATTCGGCGCACCGTTCGGCTGCTAAAAGGGTGCCAAGGCTGCAAGAACAAGCCAACGCCGCAGACCTGTCCCGAGTGTCCGATGCAGACCAGCCCGGACCGCACGGACATGGCGCAGATGATCTGGCAGTCGACTTAG
- a CDS encoding methylenetetrahydrofolate reductase has product MPQTSREPINFHFVRDQLLSGYSLEIPASKAQSFCPPADGFVPGSEVYLPHLSNKDMAGLEGACKTLVDLGYQPVPYVGARHLQNESQLREHLTAARSGGACRLLVLAGDRDGSLGPYNDAMPVLAVPSISDLGSSHIPISGPPEGHPRIGGAQLVEALENKLEFLAARGIQAFITTQFGFDAGSYASWINMLRARGIVTPINIGITGVTSIPARIKYSVLCGVGPSLSALRKRSGAMVGLLKGFQPAELIDELSQALVLNDRVPVKLHFFPFGGAKKTFDWVAAQLGKPT; this is encoded by the coding sequence TTGCCCCAGACATCCCGCGAACCAATCAATTTCCACTTTGTCAGGGACCAATTGCTGTCGGGGTACTCTCTCGAAATACCGGCATCCAAGGCACAATCTTTTTGCCCGCCTGCCGATGGTTTTGTTCCCGGGTCAGAGGTTTATCTTCCCCATTTGTCGAACAAGGACATGGCGGGCCTGGAGGGCGCCTGTAAGACACTCGTTGATTTGGGGTATCAGCCAGTGCCGTATGTGGGCGCACGCCACTTGCAAAACGAGAGCCAACTGCGCGAGCATCTGACTGCCGCGCGCTCTGGTGGAGCCTGCCGGTTGTTGGTTCTGGCAGGGGATCGCGATGGCAGTCTGGGCCCCTACAATGACGCGATGCCTGTGCTGGCAGTCCCCTCGATTTCTGACCTGGGGTCTAGTCACATTCCAATCAGCGGCCCCCCCGAAGGGCACCCCCGGATTGGCGGCGCGCAACTTGTAGAAGCTTTGGAAAACAAGCTGGAATTCTTGGCAGCCCGGGGCATACAAGCTTTCATCACCACCCAGTTCGGCTTTGATGCAGGTTCTTATGCCAGTTGGATAAATATGCTGCGCGCGAGGGGAATTGTTACGCCAATAAACATCGGGATCACGGGGGTGACCTCGATCCCTGCGCGGATCAAATACTCGGTGCTATGCGGCGTGGGGCCATCCCTTTCGGCGCTTCGTAAAAGATCCGGTGCAATGGTCGGTTTGTTAAAAGGCTTTCAACCGGCAGAACTGATCGACGAGCTTTCGCAGGCGCTTGTCCTGAACGACCGGGTACCGGTGAAATTGCACTTTTTTCCTTTTGGCGGTGCCAAAAAGACCTTTGATTGGGTCGCCGCGCAGTTGGGAAAGCCCACATGA
- the tatC gene encoding twin-arginine translocase subunit TatC: MSNPDEIDDSAAPLIEHLAELRSRLIHSVVAFIVGMVICFTVATPVFNFLTAPLCQVLAESGQDCALIFISPQEGFFVAIKISFLGGFMLAFPYIGFQMWRFVAPGLYKNEKGAFLPFMVASPFMFILGASFAFYVVTPLAYDFFLGFQQFGAGGEAVTGEEVNQGLSVVFQGSAQEYLNLTIKFIVAFGLCFQLPVLLTLMGKAGLVSAEGLGAVRKYAVVAILVLAALVTPPDVITQVILFVVVYGLYEISIFLVGRVEKKREAQLRADGYYDDEDEMDAHPDDPVMAEFEAEDRKDK, from the coding sequence ATGAGCAACCCGGATGAGATCGACGACTCGGCGGCGCCGCTGATCGAGCATCTGGCCGAGCTGCGCAGCCGGCTGATCCATTCGGTCGTGGCCTTTATCGTCGGCATGGTGATCTGTTTCACCGTGGCGACGCCGGTGTTCAACTTCCTCACCGCGCCTTTGTGCCAGGTCCTGGCCGAGAGCGGCCAGGACTGCGCGCTGATCTTCATCAGCCCGCAGGAGGGCTTCTTTGTCGCGATCAAGATCTCCTTCCTGGGCGGCTTTATGCTGGCGTTCCCCTATATCGGGTTCCAGATGTGGCGCTTCGTGGCGCCGGGGCTGTACAAGAATGAAAAGGGCGCATTTCTGCCCTTCATGGTCGCCTCGCCTTTCATGTTCATCCTGGGCGCCAGCTTTGCCTTTTATGTGGTGACACCGCTGGCCTATGACTTTTTCCTGGGCTTCCAGCAGTTCGGGGCCGGCGGCGAGGCTGTCACCGGCGAGGAAGTGAACCAGGGGCTCAGCGTGGTGTTTCAGGGTTCGGCGCAGGAATATCTCAACCTGACCATCAAGTTCATTGTCGCCTTCGGCCTGTGCTTTCAGCTGCCGGTGCTGCTGACGCTGATGGGCAAGGCCGGGCTGGTCAGCGCCGAGGGCCTGGGTGCCGTCCGCAAATACGCGGTGGTGGCGATCCTGGTGCTGGCAGCGCTGGTGACACCGCCGGATGTGATCACGCAAGTGATCCTGTTTGTGGTGGTTTACGGCCTTTACGAGATCTCGATTTTCCTGGTCGGCCGCGTCGAGAAAAAGCGCGAAGCGCAGCTGCGCGCCGATGGCTACTATGATGATGAGGATGAGATGGATGCCCATCCCGACGATCCGGTGATGGCTGAATTCGAAGCTGAAGACCGCAAGGACAAGTAG
- a CDS encoding twin-arginine translocase TatA/TatE family subunit, translating to MLNNIGLPGILLIAVVVLVLFGRGKISSLMGEVGKGITSFKKGISEGTKELEDDAAADAKDVTPEAEAAAEKDKV from the coding sequence ATGCTCAACAATATCGGCCTTCCCGGCATTCTGCTTATTGCTGTTGTGGTCCTGGTCCTGTTTGGCCGCGGCAAGATTTCCTCGCTGATGGGCGAAGTCGGCAAAGGCATCACCTCGTTCAAGAAGGGCATCAGCGAAGGCACCAAGGAGCTGGAAGACGACGCGGCGGCCGACGCCAAGGACGTCACGCCCGAAGCCGAAGCCGCGGCTGAAAAAGACAAGGTCTAA
- a CDS encoding SDR family oxidoreductase, with product MDLGISGKRALVCASSKGLGLGCAEALAEAGVNLVMNARGADALEASAQAIRDQYGVDVVTVAADVTTEDGQQKVLEAAEGVDILVTNAGGPPPGMWTDWDREDFIKALDANMLSPIALIKALVPGMMDRGWGRVVNITSVSVKSPIPVLGLSNAARAGLTGYVAGTARQVAGKGVIINNLQPGIHATDRAVSLDDGAAKAQGITPDEAKAQRCATIPAGRYGTRAEFGATCAFMCSQHAGFMVGQNILLDGGATNTTM from the coding sequence ATGGATCTGGGTATTTCGGGCAAGCGCGCGCTGGTTTGCGCCAGCAGCAAGGGGCTGGGACTGGGCTGCGCCGAGGCGCTGGCGGAGGCCGGTGTGAACCTGGTGATGAACGCCCGCGGCGCCGATGCGCTGGAGGCCTCGGCGCAGGCGATCCGCGACCAGTACGGCGTGGATGTGGTGACTGTCGCGGCCGATGTGACCACCGAAGATGGCCAGCAGAAGGTGCTGGAGGCTGCCGAAGGCGTCGATATCCTGGTCACCAATGCGGGCGGTCCGCCGCCGGGCATGTGGACCGACTGGGATCGCGAGGACTTTATCAAGGCGCTGGATGCCAACATGCTGTCGCCGATTGCGCTGATCAAGGCACTGGTGCCCGGCATGATGGACCGCGGCTGGGGCCGGGTGGTCAATATCACCTCTGTGTCGGTCAAGTCGCCGATCCCGGTGCTGGGCCTGTCGAATGCGGCGCGGGCGGGCCTCACAGGCTATGTCGCGGGCACCGCGCGGCAGGTGGCAGGCAAGGGCGTCATCATCAACAACCTGCAGCCCGGCATCCATGCCACCGACCGGGCCGTATCGCTGGACGATGGCGCCGCCAAGGCGCAGGGGATCACGCCCGATGAAGCCAAGGCGCAGCGCTGTGCAACCATCCCGGCGGGCCGCTACGGCACCCGGGCTGAGTTCGGCGCCACCTGCGCCTTCATGTGCTCGCAGCACGCAGGCTTCATGGTCGGGCAGAACATCCTGCTGGACGGCGGTGCCACCAACACCACGATGTGA
- a CDS encoding ABC transporter ATP-binding protein: MRRIEGRAVVDDVSLQIQAGQVTCLLGPSGCGKSTTLRMIAGVEMQDSGEIYVDGKLICDTVFRVPPERREIGLMFQDFALFPHLSVADNVGFGLKGGKDEKRARVEELLNRVSLKRFIDGYPHQLSGGEQQRVALARAIAPRPRIMLMDEPFSGLDNRLRDGIRDETLSLLKEEDTAVLLVTHEPEEAMRMADEIALMRGGRIVQQGAPYNVYTHPVDKAAVAFFSDVNVLGAEVRGALAETAFGQFLAPGVPDGTEVEIVFRPQHLRIDFDRAGKGPLPTPSDGVPARAVVERARFLGSESLIEFRMEFDGSILKATVPNVFLPEKGRVMWLTVRRNRCFVFPAGAAAAAGQQPG, from the coding sequence ATGCGTCGCATCGAAGGCCGCGCGGTGGTGGATGACGTCTCGCTGCAGATCCAGGCGGGGCAGGTGACCTGCCTGCTGGGGCCGTCAGGCTGCGGTAAATCCACCACGCTGCGGATGATCGCCGGGGTGGAGATGCAGGACAGCGGCGAGATCTATGTCGACGGCAAGCTGATCTGCGACACCGTGTTCCGGGTGCCGCCGGAGCGCCGCGAAATCGGGCTGATGTTCCAGGATTTCGCCCTGTTTCCGCACCTGAGCGTCGCCGATAACGTCGGGTTCGGCCTGAAGGGCGGCAAGGACGAGAAACGCGCCCGGGTCGAGGAACTGCTGAACCGGGTTTCGCTGAAGCGGTTCATTGACGGCTACCCGCACCAGCTGTCGGGCGGCGAACAGCAGCGGGTGGCGCTGGCCCGCGCGATTGCGCCCAGGCCGCGGATCATGCTGATGGATGAACCGTTCTCGGGGCTGGACAACCGTCTGCGCGACGGCATCCGGGACGAAACGCTGAGCCTGCTGAAAGAAGAGGACACCGCCGTTCTGCTGGTCACCCATGAGCCGGAAGAGGCGATGCGCATGGCCGACGAGATCGCCCTGATGCGCGGCGGCCGGATCGTGCAGCAGGGTGCGCCCTACAACGTCTATACCCACCCGGTGGACAAGGCAGCCGTGGCGTTCTTCAGCGATGTGAACGTGCTGGGCGCCGAGGTGCGCGGAGCCCTGGCCGAAACCGCATTCGGACAGTTTCTGGCCCCCGGCGTGCCGGATGGAACCGAGGTCGAGATCGTCTTCCGCCCGCAGCATCTGCGTATTGATTTCGACCGGGCGGGCAAGGGGCCGCTGCCGACCCCCAGCGACGGCGTGCCGGCCCGCGCGGTGGTCGAACGCGCGCGGTTCCTCGGCAGCGAGAGCCTGATCGAGTTCCGGATGGAGTTTGATGGCTCGATCCTGAAAGCCACGGTGCCCAATGTGTTTTTGCCGGAAAAGGGCCGGGTGATGTGGCTGACAGTGCGCCGCAACCGCTGCTTTGTGTTCCCGGCCGGAGCCGCCGCTGCGGCGGGCCAGCAGCCGGGCTGA
- the tatB gene encoding Sec-independent protein translocase protein TatB produces the protein MFDLGWTELLVIGVVALIVVGPKDLPVLFRNVGRFVGKARGMAREFSRAMHDAADEAGVNDMAKGLKAASNPMGTAMDGVKQAAQDMAKSIDPAKFDPSSETGKLAAERAEDAKKIQASTARAAAERKAREAEEALAKAEEAEAALKPAAPKPEEEAKS, from the coding sequence ATGTTCGATCTTGGGTGGACCGAACTGCTGGTCATCGGCGTGGTCGCGCTGATCGTCGTCGGCCCCAAGGACCTGCCGGTGCTGTTCCGCAATGTGGGACGGTTCGTGGGCAAGGCCAGGGGGATGGCGCGCGAATTCAGCCGGGCAATGCATGATGCGGCGGATGAGGCCGGGGTCAATGATATGGCCAAGGGCCTGAAGGCTGCCAGCAACCCGATGGGCACTGCCATGGACGGGGTGAAACAGGCCGCGCAGGATATGGCCAAGTCGATCGACCCGGCCAAATTCGACCCCAGCAGCGAGACCGGCAAGCTGGCCGCGGAGCGGGCCGAGGATGCCAAGAAAATCCAGGCCTCCACCGCCCGTGCCGCCGCCGAGCGCAAGGCCCGCGAGGCCGAGGAGGCGCTGGCCAAGGCCGAAGAAGCCGAAGCGGCGCTGAAGCCTGCTGCGCCGAAACCGGAAGAAGAGGCCAAATCATGA